The following are from one region of the Actinomycetes bacterium genome:
- a CDS encoding aquaporin, whose product MRRRDLEFDDPNLEYRRLFSELWGTFLLVLVAAGGGVIGATAYGSGLTLAMKALAPGVMVMGIIFFMGTISGAHLNPAVTLAFAVRRNFPWIRVPGYILAQLIGAVLAAWFLQVMYGGIINGATEPTSQVSLTVAMLTEAVLTLGLVSEILGTASGARNVGINGALAVGGYIGLVSVWGAPVSGASMNPIRSFAPELIGRDLTNYWIYLVGPLLGAMVAVGFERILKGKPTKAGAEAAQGILDENPEGL is encoded by the coding sequence TTCAGCGAGCTGTGGGGCACCTTCCTGCTCGTCCTGGTCGCGGCCGGGGGCGGGGTGATCGGTGCGACCGCCTACGGCAGCGGGCTGACCCTGGCGATGAAGGCGCTGGCCCCCGGCGTGATGGTAATGGGGATCATCTTCTTCATGGGCACCATCTCCGGCGCCCACCTCAACCCTGCGGTCACGTTGGCGTTCGCGGTGCGCCGCAACTTCCCCTGGATCCGTGTCCCCGGATACATCCTCGCCCAGCTGATCGGGGCGGTGCTGGCCGCCTGGTTCCTGCAGGTCATGTACGGCGGGATCATCAACGGGGCCACCGAGCCGACGAGCCAGGTGAGCCTGACGGTGGCGATGCTCACCGAGGCCGTGCTGACCCTGGGGCTGGTCAGCGAGATCCTGGGCACCGCCTCCGGCGCCCGTAACGTCGGCATCAACGGCGCCCTGGCGGTCGGCGGGTACATCGGCCTGGTGTCGGTGTGGGGTGCGCCGGTGTCCGGCGCGTCGATGAACCCCATCCGCTCCTTCGCCCCCGAGCTGATCGGCCGGGATCTGACCAACTACTGGATCTACCTGGTCGGACCGCTCCTCGGGGCCATGGTCGCCGTCGGGTTCGAGCGGATCCTCAAGGGCAAACCCACCAAGGCCGGCGCCGAGGCCGCCCAAGGAATCCTGGACGAGAACCCCGAGGGGCTTTGA